AGCTTTAGAGTTACGTTTAACAAAACCAACTAAAAAACCTGAAAATTCCTTAACTTTATCGCTTTTTATGTTTGGGTATTCAAATTCTCTAAGCTTTTCTAAAAATAGTGCTTCATTATTTACTATCACCTTGTATAAATCACTTTTGATCGACATATGAGATTGTATAAAAAACTGTCGCTCTACAACGTTGAGGTTTTCTATTATTGAATCTACGATATCAACAATTGACCAGTACAAAACATTTAAACTGAAATAATGTATGTAAAAATCGTTATCTAGAATCCATTTTAAGAGAATATTAAGTTTTTCGGATGTTAGAATTCTATCAAATGAGCCTTTACCAATGTGCTTGAGCTTTATTTCCTTTGCTGATTTTTGTAAGCAAAGGCTTTTCTTTAACGAATCAAAGTCTGCACTATGGTATTCACCTTTGTGAACAATTCCAGCTAATACAAAATTACACGCCTTTTCAACATTCAGTCCTTTAGATGTTAAATGCAGCTTTCTAATATTATTAGATTCATCATAATAAAAGGTGAACTTATCATCGACACACTCTAGCTTCTC
This region of Shewanella livingstonensis genomic DNA includes:
- a CDS encoding DUF3800 domain-containing protein; this encodes MQLDVNEMRRTSIEYEKLECVDDKFTFYYDESNNIRKLHLTSKGLNVEKACNFVLAGIVHKGEYHSADFDSLKKSLCLQKSAKEIKLKHIGKGSFDRILTSEKLNILLKWILDNDFYIHYFSLNVLYWSIVDIVDSIIENLNVVERQFFIQSHMSIKSDLYKVIVNNEALFLEKLREFEYPNIKSDKVKEFSGFLVGFVKRNSKALSEDRRYLLTKFMESAEDSTELFFVMNEKDHILISDFFIYYLRNTCLFKNSKHVFDEEKEIEVIFNEYDLVDQGRIINNYSFVKSEEVLEVQLSDVMAGLFAKYSIFLSDTSNDQIKAIKSSLNQRQLVNLKLIENLIDKSDAVSRGFFFHCVSEDEYLRNNYFMHNQTCI